GGTGATCCTCCGGGATCCATCCAAATCCGATACTGCTGCCCAGACGGGTGAAATCGGACCTGTTCTGAAATCCAAGCCCCGGATTGTACAGTGCTCCCGAATAGGAGTAGTCGAGGTTGTATATAAAGCCTGAATAATCCCTGTTTTCCAGGTTTAATCGTATCCTGGAAGGCTGTGTTGAAAGCATATCCGAATTGCTGTCATCGTCAAAGGTCTGTGCCCATGCTGCGGTGAGATAGTTCTGGCTGAACAGTCTGAAAACACCGTCAAACCCGTATGCGATGTTTTGTGATCCATCAGTTCCCAGGAGTGACGTCATCATTCCGCCCACATAGGTATTTTCATTGATCACCTGCCTGCGGAGCCGCAGTACGCCATTGTTTCGGCTGCTGAGCTCACCTGCAGGCGCTGTCTGCATGGTCAGAAATCCGACATCCCAGGAGCCGGCCCGCCCCACAACGCGGGCGCCGCCATAAATCCGTGACGGTTCACCGTTCTGAATGCCAATTCGCCGGCTGTAGAAAAGCCTGTCCTGCTGGCCAAAACCGAAATCAAACGTGCTTGCGCGTTCAAGGAAAAAGAGGCGCTTTTCAGGAAAGAACAACGAAAAACGGGTCAGGTTTACCTGCTGATTGTCAGCCTCCACCTGGGCAAAGTCGGTATTCAGTGTAACATCGGCAGTCAGATTACTGGTCAGTCCGAATTTCACATCCAGTCCGGGTTCCAGTTCGGTTGTGTTCTCAATTTCGTATTCTGTTTCAGTTCCATTGAGCAGGTTTCTCTGGGTGATACCGCCCAGAAGGTAGGGGGCAACATAGAAGGGCTTTCGGCTATTCAGATTGTTAAAAGAAGCTTCTGCAAACTGAGAAGGCTTAAACGGGCTCCAAAACCCCCACTGATTGGAGATGTTCGGATAGGTGCTCCATTCTACTTTCCGTGAAACATAGCGAATCACCGTCATTCCCATTTTTACTTTTCCTTCATCATCCTGAAACCGGAGGCTGGATATGGGAATCCGCATCTCGGCCGACCAGCCTTCACCGTTCTGATTTACAGTTACGTCCCAAAACGTATTCCAGTCTGCATTGATGGGAAAAGAGCCCTGTGCATCGTTAAAGGTCTGATAGTCGGTCCTCAGACCGGAGGGCGTAACAAAAAAAGCGAGGGCATTTTCCTTGTCATTGAATGTATCCAGAAAAATACCGAACCAGTCGTTATCCAGCCCCAGGTCGTCCCTTCTTTTAGTCGGCGCCTGGATTTTGTCCGGTTCGCTGTCGGCCATGAAGCCGGCAACGTAGAGGTATT
This window of the Rhodohalobacter mucosus genome carries:
- a CDS encoding carbohydrate binding family 9 domain-containing protein — its product is MTDEVLNFANIHSKQGITSVNFTYHFTVVRTNFFRVLLFSVFLSLFPRISAYARQTITIPEVVDAEITLDGVIEEAAWSKAAQFRLLMHTPQNNVDASEATDAYIMYDAEYLYVAGFMADSEPDKIQAPTKRRDDLGLDNDWFGIFLDTFNDKENALAFFVTPSGLRTDYQTFNDAQGSFPINADWNTFWDVTVNQNGEGWSAEMRIPISSLRFQDDEGKVKMGMTVIRYVSRKVEWSTYPNISNQWGFWSPFKPSQFAEASFNNLNSRKPFYVAPYLLGGITQRNLLNGTETEYEIENTTELEPGLDVKFGLTSNLTADVTLNTDFAQVEADNQQVNLTRFSLFFPEKRLFFLERASTFDFGFGQQDRLFYSRRIGIQNGEPSRIYGGARVVGRAGSWDVGFLTMQTAPAGELSSRNNGVLRLRRQVINENTYVGGMMTSLLGTDGSQNIAYGFDGVFRLFSQNYLTAAWAQTFDDDSNSDMLSTQPSRIRLNLENRDYSGFIYNLDYSYSGALYNPGLGFQNRSDFTRLGSSIGFGWIPEDHPVINRHQVRTEGFLFINNATGSAETAEAGPSYNLSTKKSQSLNIDLKYIYEDIPFSFSLGDNVSVPSGAYEFFGSNFSYETSTSRLYGATISGYTGTFFDGWRHTVGLSPRWGVSSSLSLSGLLQVNYITFPDRDQRLTATVARLRALYMLNTTFSVSAFTQYNSQAKGIVSNIRIRYNPREGNDLYIVFNEATNTQRDRLNPILPLLNNRTLLLKYTYTFTL